From Saccharomycodes ludwigii strain NBRC 1722 chromosome IV, whole genome shotgun sequence, one genomic window encodes:
- the DBP7 gene encoding putative ATP-dependent RNA helicase (similar to Saccharomyces cerevisiae YKR024C | DBP7 | Dead Box Protein) translates to MNSINDDDTDDMMLMNFSTSLPPTDTTKNTISKSKITGGSWKDRRRLQNMLNGKTNNDKKRTTAIKNINDKSNDKSIKTSKSESTVQNKGAQRETLEESINNKESLDHKVTKSRPPQQTDYNLNKQIVSSLFTSNKSIFTTTNNNERSGEKANPSNAPLLSEQNTFESLGIDNPILLKNLKDRLKVTKPTKIQKLAIPKILSKNDLKKQQKTHENGTKKKNLFIHAQTGSGKTLSFLLPLLNTILSLNEDADGNTGSSKLNRNSGCFALIITPTRELASQIYTVLNTITVHYLVPCLLIGGEKKKSEKARLRKGVNFIIGTPGRILDHLTNTRSLKNNQLASLKYCILDEGDKLMELGFEDTLKQIFEIINQEVTNINYQMILCSATKSDNVGKLGDELLKSYYTVSSSSSDNNTGLNLDANTVPDQLLQKIVIVPSKLRLVTLAGCLSNITMQNMKEKANKKVLRTIVFLSCADSVDFHYDVFAHGSTRIKEILNDTVVSTTNGNTILPSFLKQQKQQEKEEEEEKEQNKKQEEKGKEGESSNKYRTNYVFHKLHGSLSQQVRTATLKHFCSDKGQEGKHLILFCTDVASRGLDLPHVSTVIELDPPFAVEDHLHRIGRTARAGIGGESILFLLPGEEEGYMDYIKPFHPKGWKLMKYDKDVLQMAFSNIDVARGDKRRISNLENKKSFESAWDSNATTWHLNVERRVLEDSKFKNLAINGFTSHVRAYATHISKEKQFFNVKFLHLGHLCKSFGLRERPKNLGMMYSNNGNKRSKDGNEDSSKRRKKEDSRSKMLRLAKLAVKQSSDEFNY, encoded by the coding sequence ATGAATAGTATCAACGATGATGACACCGATGATATGATGCTAATGAATTTTAGCACATCTCTGCCACCAACTGATACCACAAAGAATACTATTTctaaaagtaaaattacAGGTGGTTCATGGAAAGACCGTAGAAGACTACAAAACATGTTAAATGGTAAAACCAACAATGATAAGAAAAGAACAACtgctattaaaaacatcaaTGATAAAAGCAATGATAAAAGCATTAAAACTTCAAAATCAGAATCTACTGTACAGAATAAAGGAGCACAAAGGGAAACTTTAGAAGAgtctattaataataaagaatctTTAGATCATAAGGTCACCAAAAGTAGACCACCACAACAAACGGATTATAACTTGAATAAGCAAATTGTTTCTTCATTATTTACATCcaataaaagtatatttactactaccaataacaatgaaCGGAGTGGTGAAAAAGCAAACCCGTCTAATGCACCTTTATTATCTGAACAAAACACTTTTGAATCGTTAGGTATTGATAATCCAATTTTACTCAAGAATTTGAAGGACAGGTTGAAAGTTACGAAGCCCActaaaattcaaaaattggCTATCCCAAAAATCTTATCgaaaaatgatttaaaaaaacaacagaaAACACACGAAAATGGtactaaaaagaaaaatctttttattcatGCACAAACGGGTAGTGGTAAAACTTTATCATTTCTATTGCCCCTTTTGAATAccatattatcattaaatgAAGATGCAGACGGTAATACTGGAAGTTCAAAATTGAATAGAAATTCTGGGTGTTTTGCATTAATAATTACACCAACTAGAGAATTGGCATCCCAAATATATACGGTTTTAAACACCATAACAGTACATTATTTAGTTCCGTGTTTATTGATTGGGggtgaaaagaaaaagtcgGAAAAGGCAAGATTAAGAAAAGGTgttaatttcattattgGCACGCCAGGCAGAATTTTGGATCACTTGACAAATACACGttctttgaaaaataatcagCTAGCATCGTTAAAGTATTGTATTTTAGACGAAGGAGACAAATTAATGGAATTGGGCTTTGAAGACACTTtgaaacaaatatttgaaattattaatcAAGAGGTTACCAATATAAATTACCAGATGATTTTATGCTCCGCTACTAAAAGTGACAATGTAGGTAAATTAGGAGATGAATTgttaaaaagttattataCAGTCAGCTCCAGTTCATCAGATAATAACACTGGTCTTAATTTGGATGCGAATACGGTACCTGATCAATTATTGCAGAAAATAGTTATTGTGCCATCTAAATTAAGATTAGTTACACTAGCTGGATGTCTAAGTAACATTACTATGCAAAatatgaaagaaaaagctaATAAGAAAGTTTTGAGGACTATTGTTTTCTTATCCTGTGCAGATAGTGTTGATTTTCATTATGATGTTTTTGCTCATGGCTCAACTCGAATTAAGGAAATATTGAATGATACTGTTGTTTCTACGACAAACGGTAATACAATTTTAccatcatttttaaaacaacaaaaacaacaagaaaaagaagaagaagaagaaaaagaacaaaacaaaaaacaggAAGAGAAAGGAAAGGAGGGAGAATCAAGTAACAAATATAGGACTAACTATGTGTTTCATAAATTACATGGTTCTTTATCTCAGCAAGTACGTACTGCCACActaaaacatttttgttCTGATAAAGGCCAAGAGGGTAAGCATTTGATATTATTCTGTACTGATGTTGCTAGTAGAGGTCTAGATTTGCCTCATGTTTCAACAGTTATCGAATTAGATCCACCGTTTGCCGTTGAAGATCATCTACATAGAATTGGTAGAACGGCAAGAGCAGGTATTGGAGGTGAgagtattttatttttgttaccTGGTGAAGAGGAAGGATATATGGATTATATTAAACCATTTCATCCTAAAGGTTGgaaattaatgaaatatGACAAGGATGTATTACAAATGGCGTTTTCTAACATTGATGTTGCTAGAGGTGATAAAAGGAGAATTAGTAATTTAGAAAACAAGAAATCCTTTGAAAGTGCGTGGGATAGCAATGCCACCACCTGGCATTTAAATGTTGAAAGAAGGGTTTTAGAAGattctaaatttaaaaatttagcTATCAATGGGTTTACTAGTCATGTTAGAGCTTATGCTACACATATTagtaaagaaaaacaattttttaatgtaaaatttttacaTTTGGGACACTTGTGTAAAAGTTTTGGTCTCAGAGAAAGACCAAAGAATTTGGGTATGATGtatagtaataatggtaataaaagATCGAAGGATGGTAATGAAGATAGCAGCAAGCGTAGGAAGAAAGAGGATAGTAGGTCTAAAATGTTGAGACTTGCTAAACTGGCAGTTAAACAAAGTTCAGATGAAttcaattattaa
- the RPC37 gene encoding DNA-directed RNA polymerase III subunit C37 (similar to Saccharomyces cerevisiae YKR025W | RPC37 | RNA Polymerase C) translates to MNIDQSNVVVKEEEDQNNPIDINLLKEEQEYQVDDDNKMHIDSDKGEQEYQVDDDTKMHIDSDKEDDDDEIIKEIPINLTSAPYPVNVLQYPNKPKRSLDKNRALPHPYISQVNYKEKSKLWELEIPLNEQLFYDKEGAEEKWPSEDIKKQFLRGVCVDETDQFVGVYANDQIYLVPVQGYAQLRPCFKHIDESTKNISEGNNVTGRSITSGSITTTSDNNSKNSNNANRATMVTMSVKSTSEANKNRLGGALAAHKIEEEEEIKILDWVDQTFGDFKNSIINQEAHRNLDLKLKEGSDLAKIFE, encoded by the coding sequence ATGAATATCGATCAAAGCAATGTGGTGGtaaaagaagaggaagatcAGAATAATCCTATAGATATTAACCTTTTAAAAGAGGAACAAGAATATCAAGtagatgatgataataaaatgcaCATAGATAGTGACAAAGGGGAACAAGAATATCAAGTAGATGATGATACTAAAATGCACATAGATAGTGACAAAGAggacgatgatgatgaaattaTTAAGGAAATACCAATCAACTTAACCTCCGCTCCATATCCGGTCAACGTTCTACAATATCCAAACAAACCAAAACGTTCATTGGATAAAAATAGGGCGCTCCCTCATCCATATATTTCTCAGGTTaattataaagaaaaatcaaaaCTATGGGAATTAGAAATTCCTTTGAATgaacaattattttatgATAAAGAAGGGGCTGAAGAAAAATGGCCAAGTGAAgacattaaaaaacaattctTAAGAGGTGTTTGTGTCGATGAAACCGACCAATTTGTTGGTGTATATGCAAACgatcaaatttatttagtACCAGTACAAGGTTATGCTCAATTAAGACCATGTTTTAAACATATAGATGAATCCACAAAAAACATATCAGAGGGTAATAACGTTACTGGTCGTAGCATAACCAGTGGGTCTATCACCACTACCTCGGACAACAATAGTAAAAACAgtaataatgctaataGAGCAACAATGGTTACTATGAGCGTGAAAAGTACTAGTGAagctaataaaaatagattaGGTGGAGCACTAGCGGCACATAaaatagaagaagaggaagagaTCAAAATATTAGACTGGGTAGATCAAACATTTGGTgactttaaaaattcaatcATTAACCAAGAAGCACATCGCAACTTagatttgaaattaaaagaaggCAGTGATTTggcaaaaatatttgaataa
- the GCN3 gene encoding translation initiation factor eIF2B subunit alpha (similar to Saccharomyces cerevisiae YKR026C | GCN3 | General Control Nonderepressible) yields the protein MTDFSITETYLNFLQEDSEMTMPIAAIESLVMLLKHTQPTTSAEMINKIKEATVELTNSIPNSISLRAGCDIFMRFVLKNTHYLAKNDDDGWENFKQHLIENGQLFVHRAKQSRDKIADIGIDFIADDDIILVHGYSRAVYQLLSNAADKLIRFRCIVTESRPTMQGKQLCEQLDKKGVPVSLIVDGGIGSIIHKVDKIMVGAEGVVESGGVINLIGTYGLGVLAKNARKPFYVVTESHKFVRMFPLSSNDLPQERDPLEFSQNFQGQLSSPLLDFTSYDYITALVTDLGVLTPSAVSEELIKMWYD from the coding sequence ATGACTGATTTTAGTATTACTGAAacatatttaaattttttacaagAAGATTCGGAAATGACTATGCCTATAGCAGCCATTGAATCTTTAGTTATGCTATTGAAACATACTCAACCAACTACTTCAGCGGAAATgatcaataaaattaaagaggCTACTGTTGAACTAACAAATTCTATTCCAAACTCTATTTCTTTACGTGCCGGCTGCGACATTTTTATGagatttgttttaaaaaacacACATTATTTAGCCAAAAACGATGATGATGGATGGGAGAATTTCAAGCAACATTTGATTGAAAATGGACAATTATTTGTTCACAGGGCAAAGCAAAGTCGTGACAAGATTGCTGATATAGgtattgattttattgcAGATGACGATATTATTCTGGTGCATGGATACAGTAGGGCTGTTTACCAATTGTTAAGTAACGCAGCTGATAAGTTAATTAGGTTTAGATGTATTGTTACGGAAAGCAGGCCGACCATGCAAGGGAAGCAGCTTTGTGAACAATTAGACAAGAAAGGGGTCCCAGTGAGTTTAATTGTTGATGGCGGAATTGGCAGTATAATCCATAAAGTTGATAAGATAATGGTTGGTGCCGAAGGTGTTGTGGAAAGTGGTGGTGTTATAAACTTAATTGGTACTTATGGTCTCGGTGTCTTAGCCAAAAACGCTAGAAAACCATTTTATGTAGTTACTGAAAGTCACAAATTTGTTAGGATGTTCCCTTTATCATCAAATGATTTGCCTCAAGAAAGAGACCCATTGGAATTTTCTCAAAACTTCCAAGGTCAACTTAGTAGCCCATTATTAGATTTTACATCATATGATTATATTACTGCGTTGGTTACGGACTTGGGTGTGTTGACACCAAGTGCAGTTTCTGaagaattaattaaaatgtGGTATGATTAG
- the MEF2 gene encoding mitochondrial elongation factor MEF2 (similar to Saccharomyces cerevisiae YJL102W | MEF2 | Mitochondrial Elongation Factor) yields the protein MLIHRMLKPQSLTIKHFCAKNVILKNYSSYLNNNKKIDTLRNIGIIAHIDAGKTTTTERMLYYSGKTKHIGNVDQGDTVTDFLPQERSRGITIQSAAISFDWGPTNNSNRINLIDTPGHADFTFEVIRSLRILDGCVTILDAVAGVEAQTLKVWKQSAGIPKICFVNKMDRMGASFGRTVKEVVSKLHTRCILINTPVFETKGDNCEFVGVLDTLNKCVLKYSRDDPDKFEVIVDLPEILNEQLRKSREDLVETLSGYDTDLVEYILEVTDDFMEIPADILNNSIRKATLANYVTPILCGASFKNIGVQPLLDAISLYLPSPVETPKQPKITRTDGKNVPVRMDPNKGLIINNNGNLCVSLAFKVITDPIRGTMVFVRVYSGTLKSGNTVYNSTTGEKFKIGKLVVMHANVPEETNDLKAGQIGVLTGASAASVKTGDTLVTHSIKKDALKSFKQSGELNLRINEIEIPPPVFSAAIEPKTLGNKNQMEQALQQITTEDPSLKITRDEETGQTLLNGMGELHLEIARDRLLNDLNAQINIGKVMVSYKETINKKSEVITKTQEPAYKLSMSVEPLPQERNNNDDEIWYSLGGDNNYFIMNKPKDKDKEWIYQTLSQTSFVNALISSCIVALQRGGKTANFPLHSIGIRLLNDWELPIDVSDVSTILSLSRSAICSALDSIDKSSFAVLEPLMAVKISVLEQDLGNVVQDLTGARKAQILSIEDENGATDSGDSNDDVLIFQDIANKMYLPLDHTNKNSPAKIGADIIKVIDALVPLGEMVAYMNRLRSLTQGRGSFVMEYHGMEKVSDDRLACILEDY from the coding sequence ATGTTAATTCATAGGATGCTTAAACCTCAATCCTTAACAATTAAACATTTCTGTGCTAAAAAtgtgatattaaaaaattatagttcatatttaaataataacaaaaaaattgacaCATTAAGAAATATTGGTATAATTGCACATATAGATGCCGGGAAAACTACAACAACTGAAAGAATGTTATATTACAgtggaaaaacaaaacatatAGGCAATGTTGATCAGGGCGATACTGTAACAGATTTCCTACCTCAAGAAAGATCTAGAGGAATTACCATTCAATCAGCTGCAATTTCATTTGATTGGGGTCCAACTAATAACAGCAATAGAATTAATTTGATTGATACGCCAGGCCATGCAGATTTTACCTTTGAAGTTATTAGATCTTTACGTATATTGGACGGATGTGTTACCATTTTAGATGCCGTTGCAGGTGTTGAAGCACaaactttaaaagtttGGAAACAATCAGCTGGAATTCCTAAAATATGTTTTGTCAACAAAATGGATAGAATGGGTGCTAGTTTTGGCAGAACTGTTAAGGAAGTTGTTTCTAAACTACACACGAGATGTATACTAATAAATACCCCTGTTTTTGAAACCAAAGGCGATAACTGTGAGTTTGTTGGTGTTTTAGATACACTGAATAAAtgtgttttaaaatattcaagAGATGATCCAGATAAGTTTGAGGTTATTGTTGATTTACcagaaattttaaatgaacAATTAAGAAAGTCTAGGGAAGATTTGGTAGAAACTTTGTCCGGTTATGACACTGACTTAGTGgaatatattttggaaGTAACCGATGATTTCATGGAAATTCCAgctgatattttaaacaacTCCATCAGAAAAGCAACATTAGCCAATTACGTTACTCCTATTTTATGTGGTGCCagctttaaaaatattggggTTCAGCCATTACTAGATGCAATTTCTTTGTATTTACCTAGTCCTGTAGAAACGCCCAAACAACCAAAGATCACCAGAACAGATGGAAAAAATGTGCCGGTCAGAATGGATCCAAACAAAggtctaataataaacaacaacGGAAATTTATGCGTATCATTGGCTTTCAAAGTCATCACCGACCCAATAAGAGGTACTATGGTTTTTGTTAGAGTATACTCTGGAACATTGAAAAGTGGCAACACTGTTTATAACTCTACCACGGGggaaaagtttaaaattgGTAAATTAGTTGTTATGCATGCCAATGTTCCAGAAGAAACCAATGACTTGAAAGCTGGACAAATTGGTGTTTTAACTGGCGCTTCAGCCGCCAGTGTTAAGACGGGTGACACTCTTGTTACGCattctattaaaaaagatgcCTTAAAGTCATTCAAGCAATCTGGTGAATTAAACTTGCGAATAAATGAGATTGAAATCCCACCACCTGTTTTTTCTGCTGCAATTGAACCTAAAACCTTGGGCAACAAAAATCAAATGGAGCAGGCTTTACAACAGATAACAACTGAAGACCCTAGCCTGAAAATAACTAGAGATGAGGAAACTGGCCAAACTTTATTAAACGGAATGGGAGAATTACATTTAGAAATTGCCCGTGATAGattattaaatgatttaaatGCACAAATTAACATTGGAAAAGTCATGGTATCATATAAAGAAAccattaacaaaaaatctGAAGTTATCACTAAAACACAGGAGCCTGCCTATAAATTAAGTATGTCGGTTGAACCGTTGCCacaagaaagaaataataatgatgatgagaTCTGGTACTCGTTAGGTGGTGATAATaactattttattatgaataaaCCAAAAGATAAGGACAAAGAATGGATTTATCAAACGCTTTCTCAAACAAGTTTTGTTAACGCATTAATATCTAGTTGTATTGTGGCATTACAAAGAGGTGGTAAGACTGCTAATTTCCCACTACATTCCATAGGTATTAGATTACTAAATGATTGGGAGTTACCAATAGATGTGTCTGATGTTTCCACTATCCTAAGTTTATCTAGATCTGCAATTTGTTCTGCACTAGATTCTATTGACAAAAGCAGCTTTGCGGTGTTGGAACCTTTGATGGCCGTTAAAATTTCTGTTTTGGAACAAGATTTAGGCAATGTTGTACAAGATTTAACAGGTGCACGTAAGGCACAAATCCTATCTattgaagatgaaaatgGTGCAACTGATAGTGGTGATTCAAACGATGATGTATTGATTTTCCAAGATATTGCCAACAAAATGTATTTACCATTAGAccatacaaataaaaatagccCTGCTAAAATAGGTGcagatattattaaagtgATTGACGCATTGGTTCCCTTAGGCGAAATGGTTGCATATATGAATAGATTGAGAAGCTTAACACAAGGAAGGGGTTCATTTGTAATGGAATATCATGGAATGGAAAAGGTTTCTGATGATAGGTTGGCTTGTATTTTAGAAGATTATTAA
- the GSH1 gene encoding glutamate--cysteine ligase (similar to Saccharomyces cerevisiae YJL101C | GSH1 | glutathione (GSH)) gives MGLLSLGTPLEWEVSRKYNEHVRDNGVEQLIYIFKAAHGRNNDPLYWGDELEFMLVTNNHKDNKKEHYKLSVEADWILESLESTETPGIPNAHDQNVTYHPEYGRFMLEATPLSPYNSTKEYSKISYVEKNMELRRQLAEEKLSTKDYNHHEKVILLSIAVFPRMGCDNFINVPNQWDPLHKNKASQSLFLPDEIINRHVRFPTLTANIRTRRGEKVAMNVPMYKDIHTPLLDDSIENSARIQTFGKWFPKHDSEKAYKPGFIYMDAMGFGMGCSCLQVTFQAPNLEMGRYLYDSLNNFAPIMLSLTSASPFFKGWLSDQDVRWNVISGAVDDRTAEEKDSGKVPKSRYSVVDLYLGSGLNNKASYFDEKLNDTNVPINKKVYQRLLDNEIYPMDKHLARHFAHLFIRDPIVIFEERINQDNETETDHFENIQSTNWQSLRFKPPTQKATPDNKQVPGWRVEFRTMEIQLTSFENAAFSILIYLIVECLLTFPGIFNAYIPMSNVWQNMETAHKRDSTISPNIKFHWKTQFFNTNSYDSEKMTMKEIFNNPKSGIFPVVINRILKHKKIIDNDWKELKARTEDSDLTALYFYLLLVEKRSSGEIPTFAHYFRNFVLRHPEYKHDSKISESINDDLIDRYVSITNLDNENILKEYFGDSIGEYLYSKRENKI, from the coding sequence ATGGggttattatcattggGAACCCCGCTCGAATGGGAGGTATCCCGTAAGTACAACGAGCACGTTAGAGACAATGGTGTAGAACaactaatatatattttcaaagcAGCACATGGAAGAAACAATGACCCTTTATATTGGGGAGATGAGTTAGAATTCATGCTTGTCACAAACAATCATaaagataacaaaaaagagCATTACAAATTGAGTGTTGAGGCTGATTGGATTTTAGAAAGTTTAGAAAGCACTGAAACTCCAGGTATTCCCAATGCACATGACCAAAATGTCACTTATCACCCAGAATATGGTAGATTTATGCTGGAGGCAACCCCACTGTCACCCTACAATTCAACAAAGGAGTATTCTAAAATATCCTATGtcgaaaaaaatatggaaCTAAGAAGACAATTGGctgaagaaaaattatccaCAAAAGATTATAACCATCATGAGAAAGTTATTCTATTAAGCATTGCCGTTTTCCCTAGAATGGGATGtgacaattttattaatgttCCAAATCAGTGGGACCCGCTTCATAAAAACAAAGCATCCCAATCTCTATTTTTACCAGatgaaattattaatagacATGTTAGATTCCCCACACTAACAGCTAACATTAGGACCAGAAGGGGTGAAAAAGTTGCCATGAATGTTCCAATGTATAAGGACATCCATACACCTCTTTTAGATGATTCCATCGAAAACTCTGCTAGGATACAAACCTTTGGTAAATGGTTTCCAAAACACGATTCTGAGAAGGCTTACAAACCAGGTTTCATATACATGGATGCAATGGGTTTTGGGATGGGGTGTTCTTGTCTACAGGTGACTTTTCAAGCACCAAATCTGGAAATGGGTAGATACCTATACGATTCATTGAATAACTTTGCTCCAATTATGTTAAGTCTTACTTCGGCCTCTCCATTTTTTAAGGGTTGGTTATCGGATCAGGATGTTAGGTGGAACGTCATATCTGGTGCAGTTGATGATAGGACAGCAGAGGAAAAAGATTCCGGGAAAGTTCCTAAAAGCAGATATAGTGTGGTGGATTTATATCTAGGGAGCGgtttaaataataaggCTTCCTATTTTGATGAAAAACTTAATGATACAAATGtaccaataaataaaaaagtttatcaGAGATTGTTGGATAATGAAATTTATCCAATGGACAAACATTTGGCTAGGCACTTTGCCCATTTGTTTATTAGGGATCCGATAGtaatttttgaagaaaGGATTAACCAGGATAATGAGACCGAGACAGAccattttgaaaatattcaaagTACAAATTGGCAATCTTTGCGTTTTAAACCGCCAACACAAAAAGCTACACCAGATAATAAACAGGTTCCCGGTTGGAGAGTGGAATTTAGAACCATGGAAATTCAATTGACTTCTTTTGAAAACGCTgcattttctattttaatttatttaattgtcGAATGCCTTTTGACTTTCCCCGGTATTTTCAACGCCTACATTCCGATGTCAAATGTATGGCAAAACATGGAAACGGCACATAAAAGAGATTCCACAATATCTCCCAACATTAAGTTTCACTGGAAAactcaattttttaatactaacAGTTATGATAGTGAAAAAATGACCATGAAAGAGATTTTCAACAACCCCAAGTCTGGTATTTTCCCAGTGGTAATCAATAGGATTTTAAagcacaaaaaaattattgataatGATTGGAAAGAATTGAAAGCAAGGACTGAAGATAGTGATTTAACTGCCttatatttctatttattgttagttGAAAAACGTTCTTCTGGTGAAATACCAACCTTTGCACATTATTTCAGAAATTTTGTCCTAAGACATCCTGAATATAAACACGATTCTAAAATCAGTGAATCAATAAACGATGATCTTATTGACCGCTATGTATCAATTACAAACTTGGACAACGAAAATATATTGAAGGAATATTTTGGTGATAGTATTGGTGAATATCTTTACAGTAAGCGGGagaacaaaatataa